One region of Azoarcus sp. CIB genomic DNA includes:
- a CDS encoding ISAs1 family transposase: protein MKAGNIMPLTQVFVSISDPRSARHKRHDLAELLTVAVCAVLSGVDDFVDIELWAEAKIDWLRGFMKLEHGIPSHDTIGRVFGMITPDEFESAFRRWVGMVVPALAEDTVVAIDGKTSRRTASKTKTQASPLHLVSAFVAGMGVVLGQTATAEKSNEITAIPELLAKLALEGCVVTIDAMGTQTKIARTIRERGAHYVLCVKDNHPKLLDSIMFAGIGPNGPLTPSSTHETKNPGHGRSEVRRCWAFDATERLYKAEDWQDIASFAVVERVRTVGNRTSTERAYYISSLPADAERIARAVRSHWEVENRLHWCLDVQFNEDQSRVRSGYAANNLAIVRHIVMNLLRLNTTRKASIKSKRMLAATVDEFRAELLGVMT from the coding sequence ATGAAGGCAGGAAACATCATGCCGCTGACGCAGGTGTTCGTCTCGATTTCCGATCCGCGCAGCGCGCGCCACAAGCGCCACGATCTTGCCGAACTGCTCACGGTGGCGGTTTGCGCGGTGCTGTCGGGCGTGGACGACTTCGTCGACATCGAATTGTGGGCCGAGGCCAAGATCGACTGGCTGCGGGGCTTCATGAAGCTTGAGCATGGCATCCCGTCCCATGACACGATCGGTCGCGTGTTCGGCATGATCACGCCCGATGAGTTCGAATCTGCATTCCGGCGCTGGGTTGGCATGGTGGTGCCCGCGTTGGCCGAGGACACGGTCGTGGCAATCGATGGCAAGACCAGCCGACGAACCGCCAGCAAGACCAAGACGCAGGCGAGTCCGCTGCACTTGGTCAGCGCATTCGTGGCCGGTATGGGTGTTGTGTTGGGCCAGACGGCGACCGCCGAGAAATCCAACGAGATCACGGCGATCCCGGAATTGCTCGCCAAGTTGGCGCTCGAGGGCTGCGTGGTGACGATCGACGCGATGGGCACGCAGACGAAGATCGCGCGCACGATCCGCGAGCGTGGCGCCCATTACGTGCTGTGCGTGAAGGACAACCATCCGAAGCTGCTCGACTCGATCATGTTTGCCGGTATCGGTCCGAACGGACCGCTGACACCGAGTTCGACGCACGAGACCAAGAATCCAGGCCACGGTCGTAGCGAAGTCAGGCGATGCTGGGCCTTTGATGCAACCGAGCGGCTCTACAAGGCCGAGGACTGGCAGGACATCGCCAGCTTTGCCGTGGTCGAGCGCGTGCGCACGGTGGGCAATCGCACCAGCACCGAGCGCGCCTACTACATCAGCAGCCTGCCCGCCGACGCCGAGCGCATCGCTCGGGCCGTACGCAGTCACTGGGAGGTGGAGAATCGCCTTCACTGGTGTCTGGATGTGCAGTTCAATGAGGATCAGTCACGGGTGCGCAGCGGTTATGCCGCCAACAACCTGGCCATCGTCCGCCACATCGTGATGAACCTGCTGCGGCTCAATACGACCCGCAAGGCGAGCATCAAATCGAAGCGCATGCTGGCTGCCACCGTCGATGAATTTCGCGCCGAGTTGCTCGGGGTTATGACATGA